The Coraliomargarita parva genome contains a region encoding:
- a CDS encoding DUF1343 domain-containing protein has protein sequence MLKRFTLISLCSILSWCGLHAQNILLGIDVLESTGFRAVAGKRIGLLTHPAGVNRNGLSSIEVLRRAPNTQLVALYGPEHGIYGNEKANQPIQNKTDPRTGLPVYSLYGQYRKPTAEMLSGINALVIDLQDVGVRSYTYVSCMRYAMEACFENDVEVIILDRPNPLGGLKVDGPPLDREWRSYVGAFHVPYVHGLTMGELARIAKYSPGWMEVPDSVRQRGKLTVIPMQGWRRHMLWTDTGLRWIPTSPYIPDLSAVLGYAMTGLGAQEGGFSHGIGTPYPFRLLRYRGKSAAELKYTLEQLHIPGLSYRIVQTKTAAGASIEGVYVGVCDWNRVHPTELSFRMMQLSAAWSPNNPFTSAKNSNLFNKHVGSTAWWKEITERGAHARVELFVNQWSRQAEAFQNKCRRFWLYQ, from the coding sequence ATGCTTAAGCGTTTCACCCTCATCAGCCTTTGCTCAATTCTCAGTTGGTGCGGTCTGCATGCTCAGAATATTCTCCTCGGCATCGACGTGCTGGAAAGCACCGGATTTAGGGCAGTCGCCGGCAAACGGATCGGCCTGCTCACGCACCCTGCGGGCGTCAACCGGAACGGCTTGAGCAGTATCGAGGTACTACGGCGGGCCCCGAACACGCAACTTGTCGCACTGTACGGGCCAGAGCACGGCATCTACGGAAACGAGAAGGCGAACCAGCCCATCCAGAACAAAACCGACCCACGAACCGGCCTACCCGTGTACTCGCTGTATGGGCAATACAGAAAGCCCACCGCAGAGATGTTAAGCGGTATCAATGCTCTGGTCATCGACCTACAGGATGTGGGGGTACGCTCCTATACCTATGTCAGTTGCATGCGCTACGCCATGGAAGCCTGCTTCGAAAATGACGTCGAAGTGATCATCCTAGACCGCCCCAACCCACTCGGCGGCCTCAAGGTCGACGGTCCGCCACTCGACCGCGAATGGCGAAGCTACGTTGGAGCCTTTCATGTGCCCTACGTTCACGGCCTAACCATGGGAGAGCTTGCCCGTATTGCCAAATATAGTCCGGGCTGGATGGAAGTACCCGATTCCGTACGCCAACGCGGCAAATTAACCGTCATCCCCATGCAAGGGTGGCGTCGCCACATGCTTTGGACTGATACCGGACTGCGCTGGATCCCGACTTCTCCCTACATCCCCGACCTTTCAGCCGTACTGGGCTATGCCATGACCGGACTGGGCGCACAAGAAGGTGGCTTTAGCCACGGGATTGGTACCCCCTACCCGTTTCGCCTGCTCCGCTACCGCGGCAAATCAGCTGCAGAGTTAAAATACACACTCGAACAATTGCATATCCCCGGCCTGAGCTACCGTATCGTGCAGACGAAGACTGCGGCAGGCGCCTCAATCGAAGGCGTCTATGTAGGTGTCTGCGACTGGAATCGTGTACACCCGACCGAACTCAGCTTCCGTATGATGCAACTCTCCGCCGCCTGGTCACCGAACAATCCCTTTACTTCCGCAAAGAATTCCAACCTCTTTAACAAGCACGTGGGGAGCACCGCCTGGTGGAAGGAAATAACCGAGCGAGGTGCCCATGCCCGCGTGGAGTTGTTTGTCAA
- a CDS encoding DUF2062 domain-containing protein, translating into MTQEEKALHTERRKRIRRVKRWLRPLPRRATIHRYPILGRFADTARQRIYLWSFREANAIPAIYAGFIITLLPIYGIQIPLAFLFALLLRANLPILVGLQMVSNPITVWPLWFAAYQIGRHILSVIGVITQQLTKEQVMHLLHNFSHADWGSNLGRLATVFGITCLGAIVMGIFFGLVTSVAYRIIARRTVASYAVLIEKIHHIKASKQNSTNNTDA; encoded by the coding sequence ATGACCCAAGAAGAAAAAGCACTACACACGGAGCGTCGAAAACGCATCCGTCGGGTCAAGCGTTGGCTGCGCCCCTTACCACGCCGTGCCACGATTCATCGCTATCCGATCCTAGGTCGCTTCGCCGATACCGCAAGGCAACGAATTTACCTCTGGAGCTTCCGGGAGGCCAATGCGATTCCCGCCATCTACGCCGGCTTTATCATCACGCTACTGCCCATCTACGGCATCCAAATTCCCCTCGCATTCCTCTTTGCCTTACTACTACGAGCCAACCTTCCGATCCTAGTCGGACTACAGATGGTCTCGAACCCGATCACCGTCTGGCCTCTATGGTTTGCCGCCTACCAAATCGGCCGGCACATTCTTTCAGTAATCGGGGTCATCACCCAACAGTTAACCAAAGAACAGGTGATGCACCTGCTTCACAATTTCTCGCATGCTGACTGGGGTAGCAATCTGGGACGCCTGGCCACCGTTTTCGGCATCACTTGCCTCGGAGCGATTGTCATGGGGATCTTTTTCGGTTTAGTCACCAGCGTAGCTTATCGTATCATCGCACGTCGCACGGTGGCGAGCTACGCCGTCCTGATCGAGAAGATCCATCATATCAAGGCCAGCAAACAGAACTCTACCAACAATACAGATGCTTAA